In Saccharomycodes ludwigii strain NBRC 1722 chromosome III, whole genome shotgun sequence, one DNA window encodes the following:
- a CDS encoding uncharacterized protein (similar to Saccharomyces cerevisiae YMR169C | ALD3 | ALdehyde Dehydrogenase): protein MSLFKDIIVPELNLTYNQPLGLFINNEFVKSSDDATIETSNPSTGEPIAKFYAASHKDIDNAVKAARLAYQETWSKTTPADRGILLSKLYDLINEHKDVIAAIDSIDSGKPYHTNALGDLEQILELTRYFSGASDKYVKGQYIPVNNDKYALVVREPFGVVAQIVPWNYPAAMASWKIQGCLAAGNCIVIKPAENTSLSLLYMAQLFKKAGFPPGVLNVVPGYGNIAGSALAEHMDIDKIAFTGSTAVGKKIMSMAALSNLKNVTLECGGKSPAVLFKDSNLDEAVKWISMGIFYNSGQNCTANSRILVENSVYDVFIKKFVKYVAENWNISPNIFDKNCQVGPVVSKVQYDRVIGYVNEGKKTLNYKCLNNPETVNECSKRGYFIPPTIFLDVPSTSKLFQEEIFGPVGVITKFSNYDEAVSLANDTSYGLAAAVFSENVRVINQFAKDVRAGTVWCNSSNEEEVSCPFGGYKMSGIGRELGESGMDAYMETKCIHMNISNL from the coding sequence ATGTCTCTATTCAAGGATATAATTGTTCCAGAATTAAACCTAACTTATAATCAACCTTTaggtttatttattaataatgaattTGTAAAATCCTCAGACGATGCCACAATAGAAACATCCAACCCATCCACGGGTGAACCAATTGCTAAGTTTTATGCTGCTTCACATAAGGATATAGACAATGCAGTCAAAGCTGCACGCTTAGCGTACCAAGAGACTTGGTCCAAGACTACACCTGCAGACAGGGGTATTCTCCTATCCAAATTATATGACCTAATAAATGAACATAAAGATGTCATAGCTGCTATTGATTCAATTGATTCAGGTAAACCATATCACACTAATGCCTTGGGTGATTTGGAACAAATTCTTGAATTAACTAGATATTTTAGCGGTGCATCTGATAAGTATGTAAAGGGCCAATACATCCCGgtcaataatgataaatacGCTCTCGTAGTCAGAGAACCATTTGGTGTTGTTGCTCAAATTGTTCCATGGAATTACCCAGCGGCAATGGCTAGTTGGAAAATCCAAGGCTGCTTGGCTGCCGGCAATTGTATTGTAATTAAGCCTGCAGAAAATACATCTTTGTCTTTGTTATACATGGCacaattattcaaaaaagcTGGGTTCCCACCAGGTGTTTTGAATGTTGTTCCAGGATACGGCAACATTGCAGGTTCTGCTCTAGCAGAGCATATGGATATTGACAAAATTGCCTTCACTGGATCAACTGCAGTTGGTAAGAAAATTATGTCGATGGCTGCATTGTCCAACTTGAAAAATGTTACCCTAGAGTGTGGCGGAAAATCACCAGCTGTTCTATTCAAAGATTCTAATTTGGATGAGGCTGTTAAGTGGATCAGCATGGGTATCTTTTACAACAGTGGTCAAAATTGTACAGCAAATTCTAGAATTTTAGTGGAAAATTCTGTTTATGATGTGTTTATTAAgaaatttgttaaatatgTTGCTGAAAACTGGAACATCAGCcccaatatttttgataaaaattgtCAAGTGGGTCCTGTTGTATCAAAAGTTCAATACGACCGTGTTATTGGTTATGTCAACGAAGGGAAGAAAACCTTAAACTATAAATGCTTGAATAACCCAGAAACTGTCAATGAATGTTCTAAAAGAGGGTATTTTATACCACCAACTATCTTCCTTGATGTTCCAAGCACTTCAAAGTTATTCCAAGAGGAAATTTTTGGTCCAGTGGGGGTAATCACTAAGTTTTCTAATTATGATGAAGCGGTTAGCTTGGCCAATGATACGTCATATGGTCTAGCTGCTGCTGTTTTTAGTGAAAATGTTAGGGTTATTAACCAATTTGCCAAAGATGTCAGGGCTGGTACCGTTTGGTGTAATTCTTCAAACGAAGAAGAGGTTAGTTGTCCATTTGGTGGTTATAAAATGTCTGGAATTGGTAGAGAATTGGGCGAAAGCGGTATGGATGCATATATGGAAACAAAGTGTATTCATATGAATATTTCTAATTTATGA